One genomic segment of Candidatus Binatia bacterium includes these proteins:
- a CDS encoding arylsulfatase: MRTRRTVSAFAVSAALLLLPGTGRSQQNPAQPGAPSYTEPLRSRALPPAPPAFGGVVKDTAAASTPWWPPTIVPPAGAPNILLIMLDDAGYGSESTFGGTIPTPALDRIANAGLRYTTFHSAALCSPTRAALITGRNHHSVHFGIVAEGATGFPGYDTIIDESTATIAEILKQNGYGTSWFGKNHNVAGWLATQAGPFAQWPIGLGFDYFYGFVGGDSSQWQPNLFRNTTPIAPYEGKPSWNLITAMADEAIAYMNQLNAIAPEKPFFVYYVPGATHAPHHPTPEWIEKFKGKFDHGWNEERERIFANQKRLGVIPANARLTPWPDSVPRWETLSAGEKRLFARQAEVYAGYMAYVDHEIGRVIQAVDDMGKFDNTLVIYIGGDNGASPEGTTLGTPNEFASFNSVVVPVEKQLEYYDAWGSDQTFPHYAVGWAWAFGTPFKWTKQVASHFGGTRQGMAISWPKRISDAGGIRRQFHHVIDIVPTILEATGIDAPETVDGIPQKPIDGISMVYTFDKANADVPSRRRTQYFEMLAMRGIYHEGWMASTTPPFVPWAAFQGLPQKAPSDIINGYTWELYKLDEDPTQYDDLAARNPAKLAEMQKVFMDEAAKYHVLPLDNRALARFLEPRPSATAGRTLFTYTSEISNIPKGGAPFVLDRSYTITAEVEIPQGGADGMLVTDGGRFGGFGLYMLRGKPVFVYNYVNLERFRWEAKDALPPGRHVIVFDFAYDGIGFGLGGTGTLKVDGRVVDSKYIAKTLPFLFPEDETFDVGVDTRTPIDDRDYQVPFRFQGKLVNLTVELHPMRGTLAQIVDLKWRTRD, encoded by the coding sequence AACATCTTGCTTATCATGCTCGACGACGCCGGTTACGGCTCAGAGAGCACCTTCGGCGGAACCATCCCGACCCCGGCGCTCGATCGCATCGCCAACGCGGGTCTGCGCTACACGACCTTCCACTCGGCGGCGCTCTGCTCGCCCACGCGCGCCGCCTTGATCACCGGCCGTAACCACCACTCGGTCCACTTTGGCATCGTCGCGGAAGGCGCCACCGGGTTCCCCGGCTACGACACGATCATCGACGAGAGCACGGCCACGATCGCCGAGATCCTCAAGCAGAACGGCTACGGCACCTCGTGGTTCGGCAAGAACCACAACGTCGCCGGCTGGTTGGCCACCCAGGCGGGCCCCTTCGCGCAGTGGCCGATCGGTCTTGGCTTCGACTACTTCTACGGCTTCGTCGGCGGCGACTCGAGTCAGTGGCAGCCAAACCTCTTCCGCAACACCACGCCGATCGCGCCGTACGAGGGCAAGCCATCCTGGAACCTGATCACCGCAATGGCCGATGAAGCCATCGCCTACATGAATCAGCTCAACGCCATCGCCCCGGAGAAGCCGTTCTTCGTTTACTACGTGCCCGGTGCCACGCACGCGCCGCACCACCCGACGCCGGAGTGGATCGAGAAGTTCAAAGGCAAGTTCGACCACGGGTGGAATGAGGAACGCGAACGCATCTTCGCCAACCAGAAGCGGCTCGGGGTGATCCCGGCCAATGCCAGGCTCACCCCATGGCCCGACAGTGTGCCGCGATGGGAGACGCTGTCCGCCGGCGAAAAGCGGCTCTTCGCGCGCCAGGCCGAGGTGTACGCCGGCTACATGGCGTACGTGGACCACGAGATCGGCCGCGTCATTCAGGCCGTCGACGACATGGGCAAGTTCGACAACACGCTGGTCATCTACATCGGCGGCGACAACGGAGCCAGCCCGGAAGGGACGACGCTCGGTACACCCAACGAGTTTGCCTCGTTCAACAGCGTGGTCGTGCCCGTGGAGAAGCAACTCGAGTACTACGACGCGTGGGGCTCCGATCAGACCTTCCCGCACTACGCCGTCGGCTGGGCGTGGGCGTTCGGCACGCCGTTCAAGTGGACCAAGCAGGTGGCGTCGCACTTCGGTGGTACGCGGCAGGGCATGGCGATCTCCTGGCCGAAGCGCATCAGCGACGCGGGCGGCATTCGCCGCCAGTTCCACCACGTCATCGACATCGTGCCGACGATTCTAGAGGCCACCGGGATCGACGCCCCCGAGACCGTCGATGGCATCCCACAGAAGCCCATCGACGGCATCAGCATGGTCTACACCTTCGACAAGGCCAACGCCGATGTACCGTCACGGCGACGCACGCAGTACTTCGAGATGCTGGCGATGCGCGGCATCTACCACGAGGGATGGATGGCCTCGACGACACCCCCCTTCGTCCCCTGGGCGGCGTTCCAGGGCCTGCCCCAGAAGGCACCCTCCGATATCATCAACGGTTACACCTGGGAGCTGTACAAGCTCGACGAGGACCCCACGCAGTACGACGACCTTGCCGCCAGGAATCCCGCCAAGCTCGCCGAGATGCAGAAGGTGTTCATGGACGAGGCCGCGAAGTACCACGTGCTCCCGCTCGACAACCGGGCCCTGGCGCGCTTTCTGGAGCCGCGCCCGAGCGCGACCGCCGGCCGCACGCTGTTCACCTACACCAGCGAGATCAGCAACATCCCGAAAGGCGGCGCGCCGTTCGTCCTCGACCGCTCCTACACGATCACCGCGGAAGTTGAGATCCCGCAGGGCGGTGCGGACGGCATGCTGGTGACAGATGGCGGGCGCTTCGGCGGCTTCGGTCTCTACATGCTGCGGGGCAAGCCGGTGTTCGTCTACAACTACGTCAACCTCGAGCGCTTCCGCTGGGAGGCGAAGGATGCACTGCCCCCGGGGCGGCATGTGATCGTTTTCGACTTCGCATATGACGGGATCGGCTTCGGCCTCGGCGGCACGGGTACGTTGAAGGTCGACGGTCGGGTGGTCGACAGCAAGTACATCGCCAAGACCCTGCCGTTCCTGTTCCCGGAGGACGAAACCTTCGACGTCGGCGTCGACACCCGCACGCCGATCGACGACCGCGATTACCAGGTGCCGTTTCGCTTCCAGGGCAAGCTCGTGAACCTGACGGTGGAGTTGCACCCGATGCGCGGCACGCTCGCGCAGATCGTCGACCTCAAGTGGCGCACGCGTGACTGA